A single Plasmodium yoelii strain 17X genome assembly, chromosome: 10 DNA region contains:
- a CDS encoding fam-a protein, with protein MSKWYITFCLFVLIVFGYMNNQVLSSSPTPYAATFISLNSNVDQGNDPENPILCSNPEEIRRATELMNEAVIHLQYHATSTDEYRLIYNSNNGASAYFKNHGGHTIIEKLNNKIPDSNKYNAIIKAICDLNRIKIVDGNVITGKVIRVYNPNLMLVQHRYRDLFGSTQKYFYALATKVEISENTTIIAYTSANINDHNCADKKFYQNTIVESANLFKTEVDSETDIRNGKLKKLFVNLLGFLIKKEDEHVDLTCVSSIYDNVSNAINPFTKMCRA; from the exons ATGAGTAAATGGTACATAACATTTTGTTTGTTTGTTTTAATCGTATTTGGATATATGAACAACCAAGTTCTTTCGAGTAGTCCGACTCCGTATGCCGCTAC gtTTATTTCGCTCAATAGTAATGTGGATCAAGGGAATGACCCAGAAAACCCCATATTATGCAGCAATCCTGAAGAAATTAGGAGAGCAACAGAACTTATGAATGAAGCTGTGATACATTTACAATACCATGCTACAAGTACAGATGAATACAgattaatttataattctaATAATGGTGCAAGTGCATATTTTAAGAATCATGGAGGTCATACAAtaattgaaaaattaaataataaaatccCTGATTCCAATAAG TATAATGCCATAATAAAGGCGATATGTGATTTAAATCGTATAAAAATTGTCGATGGAAACGTTATTACag gaaaaGTTATTCGTGTATACAATCCAAATTTAATGTTGGTACAACACCGTTACAGAGACCTTTTTGGATCAactcaaaaatatttttatgctttaGCCACAAAAGTTGAA atatcaGAAAACACAACAATAATTGCCTATACATCAGCAAATATAAACGATCACAATTGCGCTGATAAAAAATTCTATCAAAACACTATCGTAGAAAGtgcaaatttatttaaaactgAAGTAGATTCTGAAACCGATATTAGAAATggtaaattaaaaaaattgtttgtTAACTTACTCGGATTTCTCattaaaaaagaagatgAACATGTTGATCTTACATGTGTCAGCTCT aTTTATGATAATGTTTCAAATGCCATAAATCCTTTTACTAAAATGTGCAGAGCATAA
- a CDS encoding acidic phosphoprotein precursor encodes MKVISLGLISSIIFSIVLAGKGSGSKSTGCFSFCRKKTKEVDIEDEPPQTIEYKKPKSTDYDPDLPNLKFIDEFTPIILEVSNERKSQLSDPFTSETDGDVIDKVTGFLRRENKSNRRGWYVRPYEEEYENMIKVNFKPLNELQSPQPTPNVVHNVGSIPLPPNIFRKRNSDSISENSSSTSHEDDASAVYEDDANTIREEITSILHGNQGLYEFGSYLNNGENAEDQELDDEVASCFADGENVNDKELDEVISYLANGENVNVNVNENVNENVNENVNENENENENEDEDEDEDEDDDEDDDEDDDEDDDEE; translated from the exons ATGAAGGTAATATCATTAGGCCTAATTTCCTCAATAATATTTAGTATAGTTTTAGCAGGAAAGGGTTCGGGTTCAAAGTCCACGGGTTGC TTTTCATTCtgtagaaaaaaaacaaaggaAGTCGATATTGAAGATGAGCCACCTCAAACTATAGAATATAAGAAGCCTAAAAGTACGGATTATGACCCTGATCTTCCAAATCTCAAATTTATAGATGAATTCACTCCAATAATATTAGAAGTTTCCAACGAACGTAAAAGTCAATTAAGTGACCCCTTTACCTCAGAAACCGATGGTGATGTCATTGATAAAGTAACCGGATTTTTAAGAAGAGAAAATAAATCCAATAGAAGAGGATGGTATGTTAGACCATATGAAGaagaatatgaaaatatgatTAAGGTTAATTTTAAGCCTCTTAACGAGTTGCAATCTCCTCAACCCACCCCAAATGTTGTGCATAACGTTGGTTCCATACCTTTACCACctaatatatttagaaaacgAAATTCAGATTCAATAAGTGAAAATAGCTCAAGTACATCACATGAAGATGACGCAAGTGCAGTATATGAAGATGACGCAAATACAATACGTGAAGAAATCACAAGTATATTACATGGAAATCAAGGATTATATGAATTTGGATCATATCTTAATAATGGCGAAAATGCAGAAGATCAAGAATTAGATGATGAAGTTGCATCATGCTTCGCAGATGGAGAAAATGTAAATGATAAAGAATTAGATGAAGTTATATCATATCTCGCAAATGGAGAAAATGTAAATGTAAATGTAAATGAAAATGTAAATGAAAATGTAAATGAAAAtgtaaatgaaaatgaaaatgaaaatgaaaatgaagatgaaGATGAAGATGAAGATGAAGATGACGATGAAGATGACGATGAAGATGACGATGAAGATGACGATgaagaataa
- a CDS encoding regulator of chromosome condensation, putative: MISKLPKISRIVVVGLNSYLLFKKKEKIIFCENKKFGEKVFLFGDKRCLMQDLKENGEAAFFEKNEIKVKKITFGNCIGSCVTENDEIYIWGSYKDENKNEIIYVNPIKLKSNDKFTDIEFSNNDIYIINKNGELKIIKNYSDCLKKNEFIIEQFYKCKKNLFFENEKIIKLSVNKYHLAFVTNKGNLYCSGNNFYGQCGLDPSLKNNFNLNYNFEFLKKFNASLSNMRNKNHSEREVSSQKMVHNISDIGDTRNINNSENVQDISDRMGNISLSIENNEFHSKNIVNNNPFIDKEENLIEKDIKEKVTGMDNITEEDESIEMSTDKSNYIRLNRISFGEKTQIVDVSCGLNHTICLDNNDNVYSFGDDSKIQLGLGESRTNKNSLSGTQWKEQLKRGYSTITKNLVNYSFYDRHIQSSPQKILKKMNDCEIYDKIYKINAGSKFSMIYSNDKFGKQLFCFGDNMYFQCGRHLGKHQQTLSTVKLPNNKIKDFSCGDRHCLLNLNDKLYGWGYNNMHQITPFKNKGIINSPIYILSQNKYPIDYTHIKYINAKYNNSAIVITTK; this comes from the coding sequence ATGATTTCTAAACTTCCGAAAATATCAAGGATTGTTGTTGTTGGATTGAATAGCTACttattgtttaaaaaaaaagagaaaataattttttgtgaaaataaaaagtttgGGGAAAAAGTGTTTTTATTTGGAGATAAGCGATGTTTAATGCAAGATCTAAAAGAAAATGGTGAAGCTGcgttttttgaaaaaaatgaaataaaagtaaaaaaaataacatttgGTAACTGTATCGGTAGTTGTGTAacagaaaatgatgaaatatatatatggggTTCATACAAAgacgaaaataaaaatgagatAATTTATGTTAATCCGATAAAATTGAAAAGCAATGACAAATTTACAGACATCGAATTTTCAAACAATGACATATacattattaacaaaaatggagaattaaaaattattaaaaattatagtgattgtttaaaaaaaaacgaatttATAATTGAACAATTTTACAAATGTaagaaaaatttatttttcgaaaatgaaaaaataataaagttaagtgtaaataaatatcatCTAGCTTTTGTTACAAATAAAGGGAATTTGTATTGTTCcggaaataatttttatgggCAATGTGGATTGGATCcatcattaaaaaataactttaatttaaattataattttgagtttttgaaaaaatttaACGCATCATTGAGTAATATGagaaataaaaatcataGTGAAAGAGAAGTATCATCACAGAAGATGGTACATAACATCAGTGATATTGGAGATACAAGGAACATTAATAACTCTGAGAATGTGCAAGATATAAGCGATCGAATGGGGAATATTTCTTTATCTATCGAAAATAATGAGTTTCatagtaaaaatattgttaacAATAATCCATTTATTGACAAAGAAGAGAACTTAATTGAAAAAGACATAAAAGAAAAAGTTACAGGAATGGATAATATAACTGAGGAAGATGAATCAATAGAAATGAGTACCGATAAAAGCAATTATATCAGACTAAATAGGATATCATTTGGGGAAAAAACCCAAATTGTAGATGTGTCATGCGGGCTAAACCATACAATATGTTTAGACAACAATGACAATGTATATAGTTTTGGGGATGATAGTAAAATCCAATTAGGGTTAGGGGAAAGTCGAACTAATAAAAATTCTTTATCCGGAACACAATGGAAAGAACAATTAAAACGAGGTTATTCAACtattacaaaaaatttaGTGAACTATTCATTTTATGATAGGCATATACAAAGTAGCccacaaaaaatattaaaaaaaatgaatgattgtgaaatatatgataaaatatataaaattaatgcaGGTTCAAAATTTTCGATGATATATTCTAATGATAAATTTGGGAaacaattattttgttttggtGATAATATGTATTTTCAATGTGGTAGGCATTTAGGAAAGCATCAACAAACTTTATCGACTGTAAAATTgccaaataataaaataaaagactTTTCATGTGGTGATAGGCATTGCTTATTAAACTTGAATGACAAACTTTATGGTTGgggatataataatatgcatcAAATAACaccatttaaaaataaaggaaTAATAAATAGCCCTATCTATATACTTTCGCAAAATAAATACCCAATAGACTATactcatataaaatatataaatgccAAGTATAATAACTCTGCGATTGTTATTACAACGAAATAA
- a CDS encoding ubiquitin specific protease, putative, with translation MNISYHNFIDTFNIKNYEYYEKYYNYEDSKRNHTAFINNGNICYCNASLQLILSIKPLCIYILKNFDKFYLKTQSKYKGDIIKTMYELIHETYNIGETKNNNILCTNKHINLLKKINKYNLHLDIFSQNDAHEFMLLLLNYINIECNRYTDNEKNMEIILDENDDKELAGDKYWVKYLYKENSIITDLLGFQNISTITCFNCDHTRYSFEFCLDLGLEFPDENIKSTTLIELLKNNINKSDDICSLDCNNCKLKKTSRIKKGIYRMPNLYMIIYIKRFKWVYYQSNNCYNNKVKKIDTIVLLPQDGIVDFTNFLQLSNHNSLYNAKYIIESIICHSGNSYNGHYTSIVKHYDGFYKCNDDKMYKLDTPYDPNNISDIYLLLLRRLS, from the coding sequence atgaatatatcaTATCACAACTTTATCGATACATTTAACATAAAAAACTACGAGTATTATGAAAAGTATTACAACTATGAAGATTCCAAAAGAAATCACACagcatttataaataatggaaatatatgTTATTGCAATGCTTCACTACAACTAATATTGTCAATTAAACCtctttgcatatatatactaaaaaaTTTCGACAAATTTTACCTCAAGACTCAATCTAAATATAAAGGAGATATAATTAAAACAATGTATGAATTGATTCACGAAACTTATAATATTGGAGAAACAAAGAACaacaatatattatgtacaaATAAACACATAAAtttacttaaaaaaattaacaaatataatttacaTTTGGATATTTTTTCACAAAATGATGCTCATGAATTTAtgctattattactaaattatattaatatagaatgtAATAGATATAcagataatgaaaaaaatatggaaataaTATTGGACGAAAACGATGACAAAGAATTGGCAGGAGATAAATATTGGGTAAAATAtctatataaagaaaatagtaTAATAACTGATTTACTAGGCtttcaaaatatttctaCTATTACCTGTTTTAATTGTGATCATACACGATACAGTTTTGAATTCTGCTTAGATTTGGGATTAGAATTTCctgatgaaaatataaaaagtacTACACTTATAGAATTacttaaaaacaatataaataaaagtgaCGATATTTGTTCATTAGATTGTAATAATTGTaaactaaaaaaaacaagTCGAATAAAAAAAGGGATATATAGAATGcctaatttatatatgataatatatataaaaagatTTAAATGGGTATATTACCAAAGTAATAACTGTTATAATAacaaagttaaaaaaatagatacAATTGTATTACTACCCCAAGATGGTATCGTCGattttacaaattttttaCAACTCTCTAATCATAATTCTTTATATAACgccaaatatattattgaaaGTATTATATGCCATAGTGGAAATAGTTATAATGGCCATTACACATCTATAGTTAAGCATTACGATGGATTTTACAAATGCAACGAcgataaaatgtataaattagATACGCCATATGATCCTAACAATATCAGTGACATATATTTGCTTTTGCTAAGGAGATTATCCTAG